The sequence below is a genomic window from Bactrocera neohumeralis isolate Rockhampton chromosome 4, APGP_CSIRO_Bneo_wtdbg2-racon-allhic-juicebox.fasta_v2, whole genome shotgun sequence.
ATtattaaatgataataaaaattaaatttttaaaaattgttgatttttattttcattctatcaactattaattttttatgtaaactaagttaaccatatttttttatttacaataaaatttcaatttgaagtaAAATGTATGCTAATACATTGACACAAGTATTTGCGTTGCTTAGTAAAATATTTGAGTACtttaaataagtataaatatctatatttatatcgTTTGCAAGTTTATTGGCAACACTTTGCTTCGAATGTGTTACTTCTTTAATTGCTTTCAATTTTATGCTTCCATTTTTCACccaagaaaatttttgtataaatccACTCTTATATTTGTCCAAAATTTATACACTCAAATCAATAATTTCTAAAACTTTCCACTTGagtattttccttatttttatttaaccacACACGAAGAGGACACGACAGCAACTGAGGATGAACTTGTTGCGCTTTTCAATTTATACGCAAAGGATAACGCTGGTTGGAGCTACACACGCACCACTGACAATCAGCACGTGTGTGTTGGGTATAAATTACAACACTTGACACAAGCAgaccatttatttaaaaaaaaaatgcgttaTAATTTTAAGTATCTATATAGTTATGGTAATTTTTGTGCTTGGAAATCAGAATTCGTTATTAGGAAAATTTGTGggtcatttttggttttttatttatgtttactttATGTCGTAAGCATGATATCTCCAATTTTGAGCTGACTGGACAGACCATAGTCAGTATACGCGTTTTATAAGtacacatacaagtattataCAAGCCAATGAGAATTctgaatattttacaatttacatttctttactggcgttgataccgcttacgcggttatatccgagtttacagcagcgcgccagtcgttcttctttttcgctgcttggcgccaattggagatcccaagcgaagccaggtccatctccacctggtcttcctcttcctcagctCGTTTCATCGATCacgatattcgccgtgcccATTGGGCAAAGGTCCATAATCTTCCGCAGCACCTTTCTTTCAAAAATcagcagatgttgtcatcgtccatacatCTGCAACAATATAGCAGatcgggaatgatgagtgacttatagagtttggtttttgttcatcgaatgaggactttacttctcacaattgcctactcagtccgacctgttgacaagagttattctgcgttggatttcgaggctgacattgtagttggtgttaatactggttccaaataGACgatattatctacgacttcgaagttatgactgtcaacagtgacgtgggagccaagttaTGAGtccgacgactgtttatttgatggcaggagatatttcgtctttccctcgttcactaccagacccatttgcttcgcttccttatccattcgggagagagcagaactaacggcgcggttgttgaggccaatgatatccaCATCATCGGCGTaggccagcagttgtacactcttataaaagattgtaccttctctattcagttttgcagctcgaattattttctccaagagcatattgaagaagtcgcacgaaagggtaTCGAAGGCTCGGGAAGGTTCTTCcggatcctgacggagctttgggtattgctcaacgtcagtttacacatccatattagttttgcggggataccaaatatTCTACAAGGAAGCtgatcagttcttcgccgccgtgtttgaatagctcggctggtaatccatcggcccccgtcgttttgttgttcttcagacgggtaattgctattcgaatttcttcatggtcTGTTCCATGGTCATTGATTAGGAAATCGGGttcctggcgttatactttcactgcaattcagcaggctggagaagttttccctccataattttagtatgctctgggcatcagtcactagattacctctgggagttctacaagagtatgcttcggtcttgaaaccttctgttagttgccgcatcttttcgtagaattctCGAGTATTActcttgtcggccagcttgtcaagctcttcgtactcacgcattttgcctctctcttcttttgtttgcaaatgcgTATCGCTtgcctcttcaactctcgatatctatcccatcccggaTGTGTtatggtcgattgtaacgttgcgaggtaggcactctgttttctctccactgcgacacgacactcctcaATTTACACTTAggtgaaataaaattaagaaaacatttttcaaaatatcggtGCATTTCTTCGGGATGGCTTCcggaatttttcgaaattcttaAGTGATAATAATTGGTTTATTTTGACCATTAagtgaattaaaaaagtaagaaagggctaagttcggaggtaaccgaatatttaatactcttgcaacttgcaagaatcaaagtccgGGAAATTCATTCAGGTGCTggctaaattttatattgaagtaTGGAAGATGGGGTGGTTTCGACTCGGTTTATATAcgattatcatgccacatactctGGGTTTCaataaggtacctcacatacaatcagtcaggcggatgttcgaaaattctgatattagttatatagggtctaagtcatatatatacatacatagttacattGTTATTactaaaacacgctctctcattttcattgaaataactcacatattgggagacatacatatatacgaagtTCGAAATTcagtatattaagtatatgaagGGTAAGGGAAATATTAACCGGATTCACCCCATTTTTTGACATTCAGAGATACTACCATCTGGAAGGGATTCTCTCCAAATTCCAGTTATATATCTCGCActttgactgatattttcggtaaaaagtcagctAAAggcactggggtccacatattcggtacctaggagtTGAACGGTTTACAAAATTAtcatactctgtagcaacatgttgcaaatgTATAGAAAATCAAGATGTGACCCTGAGCAGGTAGATTTAATAGATAGGTTTCAAAAGACCAATAAAATATATGACAGCCGATTATTCTCCAAAATTAACTTCAAACACgtgtatttgatattttttttttatttttcaagaaataataCCTTCAATTCTaattaaagttagttaaaaaGCAATATCAatgaataattgaaaataaacttaAGTTAGACAGAAAGTAGTTTTCTAATGAGCTGAAAACAccattaatgtacatacatacgtagtcGTATTTgtccaaaatatacatacatacatacatatgtaagtatgtatgtagaaccAACAGTAATAACTTTCTGAAAAAGTGAACCTGTTATCGAACCTTCTTTACcttttttagaatttatttgacatttttgtgcAATCGCGAGGAATATTATTAGAACCACTGAAGCcaaaaatgtatataacttttttttttttttataaaaaaaaattaataacggattaaaatttgaacaaaattttcgtgTGAAAGTGAAATTAAGTTTTGCGACATCTGTTGTGCACAGTGAATAGCTGTAAATAGCTAGCAGTGTTGCCGTTCCTTGTGAAATCTTTTCCTGAAATTTctcaaaagttttcaaaactgttttcGTTGATTAtaactaattttatatacaatgtCAAACAgataaacatttattaaacTATTTTGCAATccgatataaaatataataaatgaagaaatatgagtacaaaatatgtttaattatgTACGGCAACAGTGTATAATCGATAACTGCTGTGCTCCGGTGTTCCATCTTTATATATGAcactttgataaaaataaacatcAATATTTTATCAGTGACAAAATATGAAGAAAGTTTTGGTAACAGGTGGCACTGGCTTAGTGGGGAATGCCCTTAAAACAATTATTGACAAAAGTGCAAGTGGAGATGAATGGATATTTGTAGGATCGTCAGAAGCCGATCTAACGTAAGTATAGAAACACTTAACTCGCAATCTTATCACTTAAGCATACATGTCTTAACAATTCCAGTGACAACAATGCAACACGATCGCTATTTGAGCGTGTGAAACCCACCCATGTCGTGCATTTAGCTGCGATGGTTGGTGGCCTCTTCCATAATATGAACAACAACTTGGACTTTCTGGTAATTAcaacatatatattgttttaatgCACAATGTTTATTAATAGTTGGTTTTACTAATGTAGCGTAGAAATCTGCAAATAAACGACAATGTGCTACAAAATGCTTATGAACATGGCTGTGTGAAAGTAATATCCTGCCTTTCCACATGCATTTTTCCTGATAAAACCAGTTATCCAATTGATGAGACAATGGTGCACAATGGCCCGCCGCATCCTTCCAATTATGGTTATTCCTATGCGAAAAGGCTCATCGATATACAAAATCATGCATATCACGATAAACACGGCTGCATGTTCACATCAATTATTCCGTGCAATATCTTCGGTCCGCATGATAATTACAAACCTGAAGTGAGCCATGTTATCCCGGGTATGATCAATCGCATGTACAGTTTAATTCATGAAAATAAGGAGGTGCCCGAAAGTGAAAAAGTGTTTACTGTTTATGGAAGTGGTACACCATTGCGACAATTTATATACTCACTGGACTTGGCGAGACTAATAATTTGGGTTTTGGATAATTATGATAGTATAGAGCCACTGATTTTGAGTGTGGATGAAGAAAATGAAGTCACAATTTACGAAGCAGCAATGGCTGTGGCGAAGGCATTTGATTTTAAGGTAAGTGATTTTTTACTTCGAGTAATTAgccatacaatttatttatgtatgtattttttgttttccatttttaggGCAAACTTATTTGTGATACCAGCAAAGCTGATGGTCAACATAAAAAGACCGCTTCGAATCGGAAGTTGCGTAGTCTATTACCAGATTTCCAATTCACCGACTTTGAGGAAGGCGTTAAAGCCTCTGTTAATTGGTATATTGATAATATAGAAAAAGTTAGAAAgtaattacaatttatttgtttattttcatcttTCTGATGCCTTTATTTTGTCTgtgcacatttttatttttctgagaAATATTATACACAAAAGAAACTTTTAGCTAAATAAACAAGTTAATGCTTCCATAATTAATGCGTTCTTGATGCTATGAACCACTACCTATGTGGGCTTCACTTCGATATATGTATTACGGGTCTTTGAACAATATTGAAAACCTATTTGCACgcaacgttgttgttgtagcggcagaaaacatttccGAAATACCATAATTTCGAagaatggtgccgagttgaaaGTTCTTGGCCGGATAATAATCCGGGTCCATTCCGGTTGCTTTCGGGTGTGATTATCTTTCCTATACAAAGTGGAAATGACTTCTACAACTACAACAGAAATCGATTAATTTTGAGGATTGCTACGGAGTTGACAGTTCTTTGCCGCATAAAAATTCTGGTCCGTTCCGATGGGCGTAATAGGACCACGCTTACAAAACGCCATTCAACGAAAACCTATAATGTGTcttaactaagcactaaattgagATACAGAagtgtaatttggtacaggggatCGAAGTAGTGAGAGACATTTGTAggttaaacatattttatagtgaGCGTGGCGCCGCCCTATAAATGGTTATATGTACATTTCTTCTAAGCCGTTGAAGCTAACGAACGAATCTTGCTGAGAAGAGTTCTTTATAATACTTCTTCATACACTctgaaaatgggtaaaatcatATAATAACCACGCGCGGGGATAACTTATTGAATAAATGTgccaaaagtattaaatttcatattaacaattttttaaatttcagctgattctttcactttacagaATAATCAACTTGAAAGGGGAATTTTGTggatttcatctccttcaaagtaatcccctcccgctgcaatacacttatgccaacgaattttccagtcatcatagcacttggaaaaatcctccgtcgtgatggccatcagagccttcttcgattcagcttttatattctcaattgagtcaaaacggtgatTGCAAAACGGCAAAAATTGAGGAATTCATTTTCAGAGCCTAGTAAATGTTTTGACGTCAAATTTACcatagatgtcactgacagtactaccaacttttacccttcaatttgatcacagtagtacaaaTCAAATATAGCCACCAATTTCATCGTacaacgaaaatttttcaaaatcggaTCATAGCTTTTCACGGACACAGCACCTTATATATGATGCATATGGCTTTTTTTTACGGaacatatcggtcaatctgtgaagTCAGGTACTGAAATGCGGGTAGAATATTATTTTGATGAAGTAAGGTAAATATGGTCAATCTTTCCCTCAGTTCTCATATACTGATATACTTTAAGTTTTCCTATCCATGTATGTagatggatccaagggccttgaGCCTACAAATTGCTCTAGAATTAGGTGTTATGGAATTTCCGGTTCCATATCGTAAATCCGGTAGTTTGCACTAGAGGCTATAACCATGTTGGATAAGTGTTtcttgagcctgcagtgcccagTATGAAGCGCGACAAAGATACGGAATTTGTTTCTGTAATCTTTATTTAACGTTCCGCATTTCTGTTGCTTGCTGACAGTGATGTTCCCTCCCCACTCTCTCCTCGCTGCGTAGCAATTAtatatatcttaatgaaatcGAGAAAGAATCTATTTCAAATAACAGTTTGTCTTCTTGCCTgtgattgtaaataaataagtatacgGAAATCCCATAGTCC
It includes:
- the LOC126755489 gene encoding probable GDP-L-fucose synthase; this encodes MKKVLVTGGTGLVGNALKTIIDKSASGDEWIFVGSSEADLTDNNATRSLFERVKPTHVVHLAAMVGGLFHNMNNNLDFLRRNLQINDNVLQNAYEHGCVKVISCLSTCIFPDKTSYPIDETMVHNGPPHPSNYGYSYAKRLIDIQNHAYHDKHGCMFTSIIPCNIFGPHDNYKPEVSHVIPGMINRMYSLIHENKEVPESEKVFTVYGSGTPLRQFIYSLDLARLIIWVLDNYDSIEPLILSVDEENEVTIYEAAMAVAKAFDFKGKLICDTSKADGQHKKTASNRKLRSLLPDFQFTDFEEGVKASVNWYIDNIEKVRK